The following coding sequences lie in one Vitis vinifera cultivar Pinot Noir 40024 chromosome 19, ASM3070453v1 genomic window:
- the LOC100266461 gene encoding NADH dehydrogenase [ubiquinone] flavoprotein 1, mitochondrial isoform X2, whose amino-acid sequence MAPIRGILTLQRMALVSRQSKKWGPGCRAFSTQAATTASASQPPPPPPPPEKTHFGGLKDEDRIFTNLYGLHDPFLKGAMKRGDWYRTKDIVLKGSDWIVNEMKKSGLRGRGGAGFPSGLKWSFMPKVSDGRPSYLVVNADESEPGTCKDREIMRHDPHKLLEGCLIAGVGMRATTAYIYIRGEYVNERKNLERARKEAYEAGLLGKNACGSGYDFDVHIHYGAGAYICGEETALLESLEGKQGKPRLKPPFPANAGLYGCPTTVTNVETVAVSPTILRRGPEWFAGFGRKNNAGTKLYCVSGHVNKPCTVEEEMSIPLKELIERHCGGVRGGWDNLLAVIPGGSSVPLLPKHICDDVLMDYDALKAVQSGLGTAAVIVMDKSTDVVDAIARLSYFYKHESCGQCTPCREGTGWLLMMMERLKVGNANLEEIDMLQEVTKQIEGHTICALGDAAAWPVQGLIRHFRPELERRIRERAERELLEVAAA is encoded by the coding sequence GCACCCATCAGGGGCATTCTTACTCTGCAAAGAATGGCATTAGTTTCACGTCAAAGCAAAAAGTGGGGCCCAGGCTGTAGAGCTTTTAGCACTCAGGCTGCAACAACTGCAAGTGCTTCACAGcctccaccacctcctccacctccagAGAAAACCCATTTTGGTGGCCTGAAAGATGAGGACCGCATCTTCACCAATCTTTATGGGTTGCATGACCCATTTCTTAAAGGTGCCATGAAAAGGGGCGACTGGTACAGGACCAAAGACATAGTACTCAAGGGTTCTGATTGGATTGTAAATGAAATGAAGAAATCTGGTCTCCGTGGACGTGGTGGTGCCGGTTTTCCATCTGGCCTCAAATGGTCCTTCATGCCAAAAGTATCTGATGGCCGTCCTTCCTATCTTGTTGTCAATGCTGATGAAAGTGAACCTGGAACATGTAAAGACAGAGAAATAATGCGGCATGATCCACACAAACTATTAGAGGGCTGCTTGATTGCTGGGGTTGGAATGAGGGCTACTACCGCTTACATCTACATAAGGGGTGAATATGTGAATGAACGTAAAAACCTTGAAAGGGCCAGGAAAGAAGCTTATGAAGCTGGATTACTGGGCAAGAATGCATGTGGATCTGGTTATGATTTTGATGTCCATATCCATTATGGTGCTGGTGCTTATATTTGTGGTGAGGAAACAGCACTTTTGGAGAGTCTTGAAGGGAAACAAGGGAAGCCGAGATTGAAGCCTCCCTTCCCAGCTAATGCAGGATTATATGGTTGTCCCACCACTGTTACAAATGTGGAAACTGTGGCTGTTTCACCCACCATCTTAAGGCGTGGACCAGAGTGGTTTGCTGGTTTTGGAAGGAAGAACAATGCTGGGACAAAATTGTATTGTGTTTCAGGTCATGTGAACAAACCTTGCACTGTTGAAGAGGAGATGAGTATACCATTAAAGGAACTGATAGAGAGGCACTGTGGAGGTGTTAGAGGTGGATGGGACAATTTACTTGCAGTAATACCTGGGGGTTCATCCGTTCCTCTCCTTCCCAAGCACATATGTGATGATGTCCTGATGGATTATGATGCACTCAAGGCTGTCCAGTCGGGGTTGGGGACTGCAGCTGTGATCGTGATGGATAAGTCTACTGATGTCGTGGATGCAATTGCAAGGCTGTCTTACTTTTACAAGCATGAGAGCTGTGGACAGTGTACACCATGCAGGGAGGGAACAGGTTGGCTATTGATGATGATGGAAAGATTGAAAGTTGGGAATGCAAACTTGGAGGAGATTGACATGCTTCAGGAAGTGACAAAGCAGATTGAAGGGCACACAATCTGTGCATTGGGTGATGCAGCTGCTTGGCCTGTTCAGGGTCTTATCAGGCATTTTAGACCAGAACTTGAGAGAAGGATCAGGGAGCGTGCGGAGAGGGAGTTGCTGGAAGTGGCCGCTGCTTAA
- the LOC100266461 gene encoding NADH dehydrogenase [ubiquinone] flavoprotein 1, mitochondrial isoform X1 gives MLLVCKGGVTSAYRYLLSLKITSQMAPIRGILTLQRMALVSRQSKKWGPGCRAFSTQAATTASASQPPPPPPPPEKTHFGGLKDEDRIFTNLYGLHDPFLKGAMKRGDWYRTKDIVLKGSDWIVNEMKKSGLRGRGGAGFPSGLKWSFMPKVSDGRPSYLVVNADESEPGTCKDREIMRHDPHKLLEGCLIAGVGMRATTAYIYIRGEYVNERKNLERARKEAYEAGLLGKNACGSGYDFDVHIHYGAGAYICGEETALLESLEGKQGKPRLKPPFPANAGLYGCPTTVTNVETVAVSPTILRRGPEWFAGFGRKNNAGTKLYCVSGHVNKPCTVEEEMSIPLKELIERHCGGVRGGWDNLLAVIPGGSSVPLLPKHICDDVLMDYDALKAVQSGLGTAAVIVMDKSTDVVDAIARLSYFYKHESCGQCTPCREGTGWLLMMMERLKVGNANLEEIDMLQEVTKQIEGHTICALGDAAAWPVQGLIRHFRPELERRIRERAERELLEVAAA, from the coding sequence GCACCCATCAGGGGCATTCTTACTCTGCAAAGAATGGCATTAGTTTCACGTCAAAGCAAAAAGTGGGGCCCAGGCTGTAGAGCTTTTAGCACTCAGGCTGCAACAACTGCAAGTGCTTCACAGcctccaccacctcctccacctccagAGAAAACCCATTTTGGTGGCCTGAAAGATGAGGACCGCATCTTCACCAATCTTTATGGGTTGCATGACCCATTTCTTAAAGGTGCCATGAAAAGGGGCGACTGGTACAGGACCAAAGACATAGTACTCAAGGGTTCTGATTGGATTGTAAATGAAATGAAGAAATCTGGTCTCCGTGGACGTGGTGGTGCCGGTTTTCCATCTGGCCTCAAATGGTCCTTCATGCCAAAAGTATCTGATGGCCGTCCTTCCTATCTTGTTGTCAATGCTGATGAAAGTGAACCTGGAACATGTAAAGACAGAGAAATAATGCGGCATGATCCACACAAACTATTAGAGGGCTGCTTGATTGCTGGGGTTGGAATGAGGGCTACTACCGCTTACATCTACATAAGGGGTGAATATGTGAATGAACGTAAAAACCTTGAAAGGGCCAGGAAAGAAGCTTATGAAGCTGGATTACTGGGCAAGAATGCATGTGGATCTGGTTATGATTTTGATGTCCATATCCATTATGGTGCTGGTGCTTATATTTGTGGTGAGGAAACAGCACTTTTGGAGAGTCTTGAAGGGAAACAAGGGAAGCCGAGATTGAAGCCTCCCTTCCCAGCTAATGCAGGATTATATGGTTGTCCCACCACTGTTACAAATGTGGAAACTGTGGCTGTTTCACCCACCATCTTAAGGCGTGGACCAGAGTGGTTTGCTGGTTTTGGAAGGAAGAACAATGCTGGGACAAAATTGTATTGTGTTTCAGGTCATGTGAACAAACCTTGCACTGTTGAAGAGGAGATGAGTATACCATTAAAGGAACTGATAGAGAGGCACTGTGGAGGTGTTAGAGGTGGATGGGACAATTTACTTGCAGTAATACCTGGGGGTTCATCCGTTCCTCTCCTTCCCAAGCACATATGTGATGATGTCCTGATGGATTATGATGCACTCAAGGCTGTCCAGTCGGGGTTGGGGACTGCAGCTGTGATCGTGATGGATAAGTCTACTGATGTCGTGGATGCAATTGCAAGGCTGTCTTACTTTTACAAGCATGAGAGCTGTGGACAGTGTACACCATGCAGGGAGGGAACAGGTTGGCTATTGATGATGATGGAAAGATTGAAAGTTGGGAATGCAAACTTGGAGGAGATTGACATGCTTCAGGAAGTGACAAAGCAGATTGAAGGGCACACAATCTGTGCATTGGGTGATGCAGCTGCTTGGCCTGTTCAGGGTCTTATCAGGCATTTTAGACCAGAACTTGAGAGAAGGATCAGGGAGCGTGCGGAGAGGGAGTTGCTGGAAGTGGCCGCTGCTTAA